The genomic segment GGCCTCGCGGGCGCGTCGGCCGCGGCCAGCCTGAGCGAGCTGGGGTACAGCGTCTCCTGCTTCTGCTTCCAGGACTCGCCGCGCCGCGCGCACTCCATCGCGGCGCAGGGCGGCATCAACGCGGCGAAGAACTACAAGAACGACGGCGACAGCATCTATCGCCTGTTCTACGACACCGTGAAGGGCGGGGACTTCCGCGCGCGCGAGGCCAATGTGTATCGCCTCGCCCAGATCAGCGTGAACATCATCGACCAGTGCGTGGCGCAGGGCGTGCCCTTCGCGCGTGAGTACGGCGGGCTTCTTGATAACCGCTCCTTCGGTGGCGCCCAGGTTTCGCGGACCTTCTATGCTCGCGGTCAGACCGGGCAGCAGCTTCTGCTCGGCGCCTATGCGTCCCTCGAAAGGCAAATCGGCCTCGGCCGCGTGAAGATGTATACCCGCTCGGAAATGCTGGACCTCGTTCTGGTCGGCGGCCGCGCGCGCGGTATCGTCGTGCGGGATATGGTCACGGGTAAGATCTCGACCATGATGGGCGAAGCGGTTGCGCTTTGCACCGGCGGTTACGGCAACGTCTTTTATCTTTCGACCAACGCCAAAGGCTGTAACGTCACCGCCACCCACAGAGCGTGGAAACGCGGCGCCGGTTTCGGCAACCCCTGCTATACCCAGATTCACCCGACCTGTATTCCGGTATCGGGCGATCATCAGTCGAAACTCACGCTGATGTCCGAATCCCTCCGTAACGACGGTCGCGTTTGGGCCCCTAAAAAACAAGGCGATACCCGTCCTCCTCACGAGATTCCCGAAGAGGAGCGCGATTACGTCCTTGAGCGCAAGTACCCGAGCTTCGGCAACCTCGCCCCGCGCGATATCTCGTCGCGCAGCGTGAAGGAAGTCTGTGATGCCGGCAAAGGCGTTGGTCCTGGTGGCAAAGGCGTCTACCTCGACTTCCGCGATGCCATCAAGCGCGACAGCGAAGACGTCATTCGTCAGCGTTACGGCAACCTCTTTGCGATGTATGAGAAGATCACAGCCGAGGATCCCTATAAGGTTCCGATGCGTATCTATCCTGCTGTTCACTATACGATGGGCGGTCTGTGGGTGGACTATAACCTGATGAGCACGATCCCTGGACTCTATGTCCTCGGTGAAGCCAACTTCTCGGATCACGGTGCCAACCGCCTCGGCGCCAGTGCTTTGATGCAAGGTCTGGCCGACGGTTACTTCGTCCTGCCCGCGACGATCGGCGATTACTTCGCTTCCAACAAATTCGACAAAGTCGCCGCCGATAGTCCAGAAGCGAAGCAGGTCGTGAGCGATGTCCAGGCGAACATCAAGCGTCTTCTGACCATCAATGGCAAGCGCTCAGCCGATTCCTTCCACAAGGAGCTTGGTCTTCTGATGTGGGACAAGTGCGGCATGGCGCGAAACAAGGAAGGCCTGCAGTTCGCTTTGAAACGCATCGCCGAGATCCGCGATGAATTCTGGAAAAACCTGAAGGTGCCCGGCACCGGCGAAGAGCTGAACCAGGAACTCGAAAAAGCCGGCCGCGTTGCCGACTTTATCGAACACGCCGAGCTGATGTGTCTGGATGCTTTGGCTCGTGAAGAATCCTGCGGCGGTCACTTCCGTGAGGAATACCAAACGGAAGAGGGTGAAGCGAAGCGTGATGACGAACACTATGCGCATGTGGCCGTATGGGAGTACAAGGGCGGCGGCACACAGCCTGTTCGGCACGTTGAACCTTTGGTCTATGAAAACATCAAACTCGCGACGAGGAGTTACAAATAAT from the Oligoflexus sp. genome contains:
- a CDS encoding fumarate reductase/succinate dehydrogenase flavoprotein subunit, yielding GLAGASAAASLSELGYSVSCFCFQDSPRRAHSIAAQGGINAAKNYKNDGDSIYRLFYDTVKGGDFRAREANVYRLAQISVNIIDQCVAQGVPFAREYGGLLDNRSFGGAQVSRTFYARGQTGQQLLLGAYASLERQIGLGRVKMYTRSEMLDLVLVGGRARGIVVRDMVTGKISTMMGEAVALCTGGYGNVFYLSTNAKGCNVTATHRAWKRGAGFGNPCYTQIHPTCIPVSGDHQSKLTLMSESLRNDGRVWAPKKQGDTRPPHEIPEEERDYVLERKYPSFGNLAPRDISSRSVKEVCDAGKGVGPGGKGVYLDFRDAIKRDSEDVIRQRYGNLFAMYEKITAEDPYKVPMRIYPAVHYTMGGLWVDYNLMSTIPGLYVLGEANFSDHGANRLGASALMQGLADGYFVLPATIGDYFASNKFDKVAADSPEAKQVVSDVQANIKRLLTINGKRSADSFHKELGLLMWDKCGMARNKEGLQFALKRIAEIRDEFWKNLKVPGTGEELNQELEKAGRVADFIEHAELMCLDALAREESCGGHFREEYQTEEGEAKRDDEHYAHVAVWEYKGGGTQPVRHVEPLVYENIKLATRSYK